In one Eschrichtius robustus isolate mEscRob2 chromosome 15, mEscRob2.pri, whole genome shotgun sequence genomic region, the following are encoded:
- the ST3GAL5 gene encoding lactosylceramide alpha-2,3-sialyltransferase has translation MRTKAEGGVERRPLQPRTKAAVAAAAPAGRAMPSEYNRVKLKSDCSRPSLQWYTRAQNKMRRPSLLLKDILKCTLLVFGVWILYILKLNYTTEECDTKKMHYVDPNRIKRAQQYAQQVLQKECRPQFAKRSMGQLFRHRYSSDLPPFVTKAPAGSEAEYKYDPPFGFRKFSEKVQTLLELLPEHDFPAHLKAKSCRRCVVIGSGGILHGLELGQALNQFDVVIRLNSAPVEGYSEHVGNKTTIRMTYPEGAPLSDLEYYSNDLFVAVLFKSVDFSWLQAMVKNETLPFWVRLFFWKQVAEKIPLQPKQFRILNPVIIKETAFDILQYSEPQSRFWGRDKNVPTIGVIAVVLATHLCDEVSLAGFGYDLSQPRTPLHYFDNLCMAAMNFQTMHNVTTETGFLLKLVREGVVRDLSGGIHCEF, from the exons CAATGCCAAGCGAGTACAACCGCGTGAAGCTGAAAAGCGATTGCTCGCGGCCCTCCCTGCAATGGTACACCCGTGCTCAGAACAAGATGAGAAGACCCAGCTTGTTGTTAAAAGACATCCTCAA gtgtacattgcttgtgtttggagtGTGGATCCTTTATATCCTCAAGTTAAATTATACTACTGAAGAATGTGACACGAAAAAAATGCATTATGTGGACCCCAACCGCATAAAG AGAGCCCAGCAATATGCCCAGCAAGTCCTGCAGAAGGAATGCCGGCCCCAGTTTGCCAAGAGGTCGATGGGGCAGCTCTTCAGGCACAGGTACAGCTCGGACCTGCCACCTTTCGTGACGAAGGCCCCCGCAGGGAGCGAGGCTGAGTACAAGTACGACCCTCCTTTCGGATTCCGCAAGTTCTCCGAGAAAGTCCAGACCCTCTTGGAACTCTTGCCCGAGCATGACTTTCCTGCACACTTGAAAGCCAAGAGCTGCAGGCGTTGTGTGGTCATTGGAAGTGGTGGAATCCTCCACGGACTAGAGCTGGGCCAGGCCCTGAACCAGTTCGATGTTGTGATAAG GTTAAACAGTGCACCAGTTGAAGGATATTCAGAGCATGTTGGAAATAAAACTACTATAAGGATGACTTATCCAGAGGGTGCGCCACTGTCTGACCTTGAATATTATTCCAATGACTTGTTTGTTGCTGTTTTATTTAAGAGTGTTGACTTCAGCTGGCTTCAGGCGATGGTCAAAAATGAAACCCTG ccGTTTTGGGTGCGACTCTTCTTTTGGAAGCAGGTGGCAGAAAAAATCCCACTACAGCCAAAACAGTTCAGGATTTTGAATCCAGTTATTATCAAAGAGACTGCCTTTGACATCCTTCAATACTCAGAGCCTCAGTCAAGGTTCTGGGGCCGAGATAAG AACGTCCCCACGATTGGTGTCATTGCCGTTGTCTTAGCCACGCACCTGTGCGATGAAGTCAGTTTGGCGGGCTTTGGCTATGACCTCAGCCAACCCAGAACACCTTTGCACTACTTTGACAATCTCTGTATGGCTGCCATGAACTTTCAGACCATGCACAATGTGACCACAGAGACCGGGTTCCTCCTGAAGCTGGTCAGAGAGGGCGTGGTGAGGGATCTCAGCGGAGGCATCCATTGTGAATTCTGA